The Vibrio tubiashii DNA window GCCGAAGCGTTAAACGATGAGACTGTCAACGGTTTGCTACTTTTCTCCCCTGCGCTGCAACCTTACTCTGATTCCGTTAAGTATGCCGAACTGGCGAGCTATTTCATTACATGGGCAGACCAAGATCCTGAGGACAACCCGCTCAGATACAACTCTCTGCCAATGAGCGCGGCTGCAGTTTATTACCAAACCTCCGCTGAGGTGCGCGAGCAACTGTCTACTAAAGAGTACCTGAAGCCAGTATTTATGATGATGAGTGAGGGCGATAAAGTCGTTAGTACTCAGTTTGCCATCGAAACTTTCAGCCAAAAGATGCCGAATCCTAAAGGGCACATCGTCTGGCAAGGTGAGGATGACCTAACAGAGCCTCGCTCGACCAGATTCAGCATGAACTTACCCGAGCAACGCATTTCAAACGGCTCTCACATGGGGCTCCTTTTCTCCCCTAACAACCCTAACTACGGAGTAAACGGCAGCAACTTAATCTGTAGCAATGGACAAGGCGAAGACAACGAAGCACGTTGCTTATCTGGCGATACAATGTGGTACTCAGCGTGGGGATACACCGAGCCTAACAAAATCCATGCAAGACTGACTTACAATCCTTATTTTGAACAAAGCATGCAAATAATGGATAAAGTGATGGCTTCCCCATCTTCATAGCCTCTTTAAGCCCGATTTTGTCGGGCTTTTTGCTCTCTGACCGTGCTCAAAATAAACAATAAGAACTAAACTCTAATAGTTGTTGCAGATAATTAACCAGTTTGTTATTTAATATTAAACCACATACAACAATAACAACTAAGGATTGACAGATGAGCAATGGTCAACGCGATATTACGTTACGTTTTCTAGCAGAACCGGGAGACGTTAACTTTGGGGGGAAAGTCCACGGCGGCGCTGTGATGAAGTGGATCGACTTAGCAGCCTACGCCAACGCTGCGGCGTGGAGTGGCAAATACTGTATTACCGCCTATGCGGGTGGGATTCGTTTCGTAGCACCGATTCATGTCGGTAACCTTGTCGAAGTAAGCGCTAAGGTCATCTATACCGGAAGGAGCTCAATGCATATCGCCATTGATGTTCAAGCAAGTGACCCAAAAGAGATGAACAATCGCTTAACGACTCACTGCATTGTCATTATGGTTGCGGTCGATGAGAACGGCACCCCGACTTCTGTTCCAGAGTGGATTCCAGAAACGCCAGAAGATATTGAATTGCGCGATTCAGCAATCCGTCTAATGAACATGCGTAAAGAGATTGGAGAAGAAATGGAAGCACACGTTAAGTATCTAAAATAGTGAGCTTTCTGCCAAATTGGAGGCCAAGTGCCTCCATTTAAGAACTAGTCACCGTAACGCCACATTTCTGTCATTTTTCCTTCATCTTGATTTGATTAAATCCGCTGACTAAATCAAACATTGCGTATGAAGGAACGTCTCTTGGAACTCAACGAAACCACTTTGAGTGAAACTACATTGTCAAACTTGAAAGCTGTTGAGTACCAGTGGGTTCGTACCATGTATGTTGAAGGTTATGGTGAAGATGAGATCAATCACTATATCCGCACCTGCTTTGGCGGAGACGATACCTTTGCAGATCTATTTCGAAAAGTCGCCCTCTCTCAAGAAAGCATCTATGTGCTTTTGCAATATCTTGGCTGTGCGCCCTCAAGTCGGGAACTTTAACCAGAACAGCGTGCTGCTGACCGCAAGTTAATGCAACAGACACCACTGTTGCAGATTAGAACTTATACCTAGTCGCACCAACTCATCCCGTTGATTTCAATCCAACCTAAGCACTTTATACTACTCTGACTTAGCGTTATTCAGGCATAAAAAAACCCGGGACAAAGCCGGGTTATGGTTACAAAAACTGTTAGTAGTGAAATAGTAAGGAATCTAGCTAACAGCCAGCTATGCGTAACGCCAGTTCTGCTCTCTACTTAACTGATCGGCGGCCAAACCAAAAGTGTTAAGCTGAGAAACAAAATGGGCGACCTCGCGGTCGCCCTTATCGTTCTTATTAACCTTTCACACCACCAGCGGTCAATCCTCCGACCAACCAGCGCTGTGCAAGCAAGAATACGATGGTTATTGGTAATGCAGACAATACTGCTGCTGCTGCAAAATCGCCCCACAGATAGTTCTGAGGGTATAGATACTGCTGCATACCAACCGCTAATGTATATGAGTTTACATCAGAAAGTAGTAAAGATGCTACTGGAACTTCACCCACTACACCGATGAACGACAGAATGAACACTACTGCAAGGATAGGCACAGACAATGGTAGTAGTACCAATCTGAATGCTTGCCAAGGCGTCGCGCCATCTAGTGCTGCTGCTTCTTCTAGCGAATTATCAATCGTTTCGAAGTAGCCTTTAATCGTCCATACGTGAAGTGCGATACCACCCAAGTAAGAGAAAATCAGACCACCATGCGTGTTCAAACCAAGGAACGGAATGTACTGACCTAGCTTATCGAATAGGGCATAAAGTGCTACGAGCGCAAGTACCGCAGGGAACATTTGGAAAATCATCATCGCTTTAAGGATGGTGTCTTTACCTTTGAAGCGCATGCGAGCAAATGCGTATGCAGAAGTCGTAGACAGCGCAACGATAAGAATCGAGCTAATGCCTGCCACTTTCACTGAGTTCCATAACCAAGTTAATACAGGGAATGGCGGCGGCGTTACACTGCCATCTGCGTTAGTCACCGAAAATCCAAGCGCCAGTTTCCAGTGCTCTAACGACGGATTATCAGGAATAATGCTACCCGTTGCGAAATTACCCTCACGGAACGAAATTGCAATTACCATCAACAGTGGGAAGATGATTGATGCTAGGAACACCCACATAGCAATATGCGTTGCCCATACACGGTATTTAAGTGATTTACCTTGTACCATTGCCATTGGAATCTCTCCTTAATCCTGAGACAGCTTAGTGAAACGTAGGTTGATTAGGGCAAGCGCACCAACCAATAGGAAGATAAGCGTTGCAATCGCACTTGCTAGACCGAAGTCTTGGCCACCAGCACCTTCAAACGCAATGCGGTAGGTGTAGCTTACAAGTAGGTCTGTGTAACCTGCTGGCTCAGAAGTACCAATCATGTTTGGACCACCTTGAGTCAGAAGCTGAATCAATACGAAGTTGTTAAAGTTGAATGCGAAACTTGCGATAAGCAGCGGAGTAAGCGGCTTAATCATCAACGGCATGGTGATCTTACGGAAGTTGTCGATGAAGTTCGCACCATCGATAGCTGACGCTTCATACAAATCTTCTGGAATCGCTTTTAGCAGGCCCATACACAGAATCATCATGTAAGGGAAACCTAGCCATACGTTGACAATCAGCACCATGCTCTTAGCCATGATTGGGTCAGAGAACCAAGCTGGGCTAATGCCAAATAGTGCCTCTAGCATCATGTTGATCTCACCAAAGCTTTGGTTAAACAAACCTTTGAAGATCAGAATCGAAATAAACGCAGGCACCGCATAAGGAAGAATCAGCAGCACACGGTAAATTGCACGACCTTTAAGCTCTTCCCACTGCACCACACTCGCAAGTACCAGGCCGATTACCACGGTTAGACCAACAGTTAGTGCAGAGAATAGTACCGTCCAGATAAAGATGCTGATGAATGGTTCTTTAATGCCATCATCTTTCCAAACACGCTCGAAGTTGTGAGTACCAATATCAACGATAAAGCCCGGTGAAACGGTTGAGCCAACGAACTGCCCTTGTTCATCGACTGGTTGATAGAAGCCCACTTCCATATTTGGACGCAAGTATTCTTGAGTACGATTGTTAAAGATCGTCTCACCATCATCTTGAAGAGTGTATAGAGGCACAACCGCAGCGAACTTACGTAGGCCGCTCATGCGAATGTCTTCACCCGACGGTAGGTGCAGATCTAAGCCACCTAGCGCGTTTTTGTTTTTGATGATGGTTTTGATTTTTTCTTTCTCGCCAGCTACTGAGTCGACTGGAGCTAAGTCCATATCTGACGCAGATAGAGTGGCAAGGTTGAAAGTATCGGTTGCTAGCAGTTGATCGCCCTTCTTAACAGCAAGGCGGTGGCCGTTATCTGTTTTGTACAGAGTAAACGGGTAGCTATCGCCGCTTTGGAAAGTACGGTCCATTAAAACCGACTGAGCACGTTCAAAGGAAAGTTGGTTTTTCGCACTGTAGTTTGTGAAGGCAAGACCGACGGTATACGCAAGTGGGAACAGGATGAACAAAATCATGCCCGCAATACCAGGGTAGATGTAACGGTGTGCGTAGGTCTTTTTACTACCGAAAATAAATAACGCGAGTGCGGTTAAGATTAGGGTCAGAATGGCAAAGGCCATCTCACCGCGAGAATACATAAGAATTGTGGCATATCCATTAATGATACCCACAGAGCCCAGTAAGCCCCATTTAATGAATACACTTTTACTTGATGGCAAGCTCGTTGTTGTAGACGCCATCGCATCTGTACCTTGAACTGACTGCATAAAAGAACCTGCTAGCGATAATAAAACTTGAAAATGAAGGAGGGGTTACCCCCTCCTTAAAAGGGTAGAACTTAATTATTTAGTCATTTGTTTTTCTGCATCTGCAAGTGCTGCATCTACAGTTTGACGACCATCAACGATGTTGATGATTGCGTTTTTCGCGCTGCCCCAGAATGCGTTCATCTGAGGGATGTTTGGCATGATTTCGCCGTTCATCGCGTTATCCATTGTCGCTGCAATGCGCTTGTCTGCATCTAGCTCACGTTGGAAAGAGTTAAGCGCTACCGCACCCAGAGGCTTATCATTGTTAACTTTACGTAGACCGTCGTTAGTCAGTAGGTAGTTCTCGATGAACTCAACCGCTAGATCTTTGTTTGGAGAAGCTGTGCTAATACCCGCCGTTAATACACCAACGAATGGCTTAGAAGACTGACCGTTAAACTTAGGTAGCGTCGTTACGCCGTAGTTGATACCAGATTTCTCGATGTTACCCCATGCCCAAGGACCGTTGATTGTCATCGCAGTCTTACCTTGGTTGAACGCAGACTCAGAAACTGAGTAGTCCATGTCTGAAGAGATAACGCCTTTGTCAACAAGGCCTTTAACAAAGTTCATTGCATCTTTAACGCCGTCGTTTGCGATACCCGCATCTTTCACGTCGTAGCCTGCTGCACCATATTTAAACGCGTAACCACCGTCAGCTGCCATTAGCGGCCAAGTGAAGTACGGTTCTTTTAGGTTCCACATGATTGCAGATTTACCGTCTTTCTTAAGTTGCGCGTCTAGCTCAGCAACTTCTTCCCAGCTCTTAGGTGGGTTAGGCACTAGATCTTTGTTGTAGATTAGCGATAGAGATTCTACAGCTACTGGGTAACCGATGATCTTGCCATCGTATTTAACTGCGTCCCATGCGAAATCTACAATGCCTTCTTTGATTTCTGCAGATGGTTTAATCTCAGCAAGTAGACCAGCTTCAGCGTAACCACCAAAACGGTCGTGAGCCCAGAACACAATATCAGGACCATCACCAGTCGCTGCCGTTTGAGGGAACTTATCTTGAAGCGCATCAGGGTGAGCAACAGTCACTTTAATACCTGTGTCTTCTTCAAATTGTTTACCTACTTCAGCAAGTCCGTTGTAGCCTTTATCGCCGTTGATCCAGATAGTTAATTGACCTTCTTCGATAGCAGCATTTGCACCAAAAGAGCCAAGAGCAACAAGTGTTCCTAGTGCTACTGTGCTTAGGGCATTTTTCATGTTCATATCCTTTTTATATTTGTGTTGTAGGGCTCCACCAGAGGTTTCGCCGTATTTCAGCACTTATTTTCAGCCAAACTGACAAAAGGCTCATCCTCCTACTCCCTACGCCCTCGCTATTATGGACTATTTTCGTGATCGTCATCGTTACAGGTTGGTGACCAAAGTCTCAAAACAATCTCTTTGTGTGATCGATTTCAATGTAATCGAACAGAAATATTTGAACTCGGTCTCGCTACGCCTTCTGCGCCCTGTCGTACCTCCTCCCCTCCTACTACCCCTACAAAAAATCAGAATAGGAGGATGTAGTAGAGGGGTGAAATCCGCAAACTACAGTCATCCAAGAGTGGATGGTAAGAACCCTTTCCAGTAACACGTGTTTCATGGTGACTGGTTACAATGCCGCTAGGGTTTGCGAATGAGTGCACAAGTCACGTAGGTATTCAGGAAACTGATTCGTTCGGGGGAGAAGCTTGTGTCACACGGGGGAAAGCAAACCTGAATTTGGCTTGGTGGGTGATGTGAGGACTCCATCACCCATATTTTCTTACATTCTGTTATATAGAATCCATTCCTTACCAAATTCCTACTATTATTGCCTGCTCCATAATTCATATAATGATAGGCAGTAAAATATAAAAAATTGATCGAGGGCGAGCTAGATGGCGAGTGTCACGTTAAAAAATGTATGTAAAGCTTACGGTGACGTACTAATTTCCAAAAATGTTGATT harbors:
- a CDS encoding alpha/beta hydrolase, with translation MRKKTALAFYLAAAATAVMVGCTTQTQDPAFDKAQRLPSYSQNSFEQYVTETKRWLEHNRLFMTEDKSTELNMVLPKEYRPENPNGQGVLLVHGLGDSPYSFTDVATHLAKQGYLVRTILLPGHASKVGDLQLPTLEDWQGVVSHHIALLKKDTSSIWLGGYSTGANLVTAEALNDETVNGLLLFSPALQPYSDSVKYAELASYFITWADQDPEDNPLRYNSLPMSAAAVYYQTSAEVREQLSTKEYLKPVFMMMSEGDKVVSTQFAIETFSQKMPNPKGHIVWQGEDDLTEPRSTRFSMNLPEQRISNGSHMGLLFSPNNPNYGVNGSNLICSNGQGEDNEARCLSGDTMWYSAWGYTEPNKIHARLTYNPYFEQSMQIMDKVMASPSS
- the malG gene encoding maltose ABC transporter permease MalG, yielding MAMVQGKSLKYRVWATHIAMWVFLASIIFPLLMVIAISFREGNFATGSIIPDNPSLEHWKLALGFSVTNADGSVTPPPFPVLTWLWNSVKVAGISSILIVALSTTSAYAFARMRFKGKDTILKAMMIFQMFPAVLALVALYALFDKLGQYIPFLGLNTHGGLIFSYLGGIALHVWTIKGYFETIDNSLEEAAALDGATPWQAFRLVLLPLSVPILAVVFILSFIGVVGEVPVASLLLSDVNSYTLAVGMQQYLYPQNYLWGDFAAAAVLSALPITIVFLLAQRWLVGGLTAGGVKG
- the malF gene encoding maltose ABC transporter permease MalF, producing MQSVQGTDAMASTTTSLPSSKSVFIKWGLLGSVGIINGYATILMYSRGEMAFAILTLILTALALFIFGSKKTYAHRYIYPGIAGMILFILFPLAYTVGLAFTNYSAKNQLSFERAQSVLMDRTFQSGDSYPFTLYKTDNGHRLAVKKGDQLLATDTFNLATLSASDMDLAPVDSVAGEKEKIKTIIKNKNALGGLDLHLPSGEDIRMSGLRKFAAVVPLYTLQDDGETIFNNRTQEYLRPNMEVGFYQPVDEQGQFVGSTVSPGFIVDIGTHNFERVWKDDGIKEPFISIFIWTVLFSALTVGLTVVIGLVLASVVQWEELKGRAIYRVLLILPYAVPAFISILIFKGLFNQSFGEINMMLEALFGISPAWFSDPIMAKSMVLIVNVWLGFPYMMILCMGLLKAIPEDLYEASAIDGANFIDNFRKITMPLMIKPLTPLLIASFAFNFNNFVLIQLLTQGGPNMIGTSEPAGYTDLLVSYTYRIAFEGAGGQDFGLASAIATLIFLLVGALALINLRFTKLSQD
- a CDS encoding acyl-CoA thioesterase, which translates into the protein MSNGQRDITLRFLAEPGDVNFGGKVHGGAVMKWIDLAAYANAAAWSGKYCITAYAGGIRFVAPIHVGNLVEVSAKVIYTGRSSMHIAIDVQASDPKEMNNRLTTHCIVIMVAVDENGTPTSVPEWIPETPEDIELRDSAIRLMNMRKEIGEEMEAHVKYLK
- the malE gene encoding maltose/maltodextrin ABC transporter substrate-binding protein MalE, with translation MKNALSTVALGTLVALGSFGANAAIEEGQLTIWINGDKGYNGLAEVGKQFEEDTGIKVTVAHPDALQDKFPQTAATGDGPDIVFWAHDRFGGYAEAGLLAEIKPSAEIKEGIVDFAWDAVKYDGKIIGYPVAVESLSLIYNKDLVPNPPKSWEEVAELDAQLKKDGKSAIMWNLKEPYFTWPLMAADGGYAFKYGAAGYDVKDAGIANDGVKDAMNFVKGLVDKGVISSDMDYSVSESAFNQGKTAMTINGPWAWGNIEKSGINYGVTTLPKFNGQSSKPFVGVLTAGISTASPNKDLAVEFIENYLLTNDGLRKVNNDKPLGAVALNSFQRELDADKRIAATMDNAMNGEIMPNIPQMNAFWGSAKNAIINIVDGRQTVDAALADAEKQMTK